In Parafrankia irregularis, one genomic interval encodes:
- a CDS encoding amidohydrolase family protein, with translation MPSRSLDYPVFDADNHLYETTDSFTRHLPREYDGLIKYVEVAGRTKIAVRNVISDYIPNPTFEVVAAPGAQEEYFRTGNKEGKSYREILGKPIRSLPGFRDPAERIKIMDGLGLDGALMWPTLASLLEERLGDDPVATHAVIHALNRWMHDDWTFNYENRIFPTPVINLGIVEEGIRELEYVVERGARVILIRPAPVPGLFGKRSFALPEFDPFWAKVAEADILVGLHASDSGYERYTNEWEGVRDGEMLPFKGASAFAQIIRHFSRPIVDTVTSLIAHGVCSRFPTLKFAPVENGSGWVRPVLEALEHAYSFAPHSFDEDPIQVFKRNIYVHPFHEEDPVGLCRLIGADRVLFGSDWPHPEGLADPITFVDDLKGLPDDDIRKVMGGNLAALLHVA, from the coding sequence ATGCCCTCTCGCTCGCTTGACTATCCGGTGTTCGACGCCGACAACCACCTGTACGAGACGACCGATTCCTTCACCCGCCACCTTCCCCGCGAGTACGACGGCCTCATCAAGTACGTCGAGGTCGCCGGGCGCACCAAGATCGCCGTCCGCAACGTCATCTCCGACTACATCCCGAACCCGACCTTCGAGGTCGTCGCCGCACCGGGTGCGCAGGAGGAGTACTTCCGGACCGGCAACAAGGAGGGGAAGTCCTACCGGGAGATTCTCGGCAAGCCGATCAGGTCCCTGCCCGGGTTCCGTGACCCCGCCGAGCGGATCAAGATCATGGATGGTCTGGGCCTGGACGGGGCGCTCATGTGGCCGACCCTGGCGAGCCTGCTCGAAGAGCGGCTCGGCGACGACCCGGTGGCCACCCACGCCGTCATCCACGCCCTGAACCGGTGGATGCACGACGACTGGACGTTCAACTACGAGAACCGCATCTTCCCGACCCCGGTCATCAACCTCGGCATCGTCGAGGAAGGTATCCGGGAACTGGAGTACGTGGTGGAGCGAGGCGCGCGGGTCATTCTCATCCGCCCGGCGCCGGTGCCCGGTCTGTTCGGGAAGCGGTCGTTCGCGCTGCCGGAGTTCGACCCGTTCTGGGCCAAGGTGGCCGAGGCCGACATCCTGGTGGGCCTGCACGCCTCCGACAGCGGCTACGAGCGTTACACCAACGAGTGGGAAGGCGTTCGCGACGGCGAGATGCTGCCGTTCAAGGGCGCCTCCGCCTTCGCGCAGATAATCCGGCACTTCTCCCGGCCGATCGTGGACACCGTCACCTCGCTGATCGCGCACGGGGTCTGCAGCCGGTTCCCGACGCTGAAGTTCGCCCCGGTCGAGAACGGCAGCGGCTGGGTGCGCCCCGTCCTGGAAGCGCTGGAGCACGCCTACTCCTTCGCGCCGCACTCCTTCGACGAGGACCCGATCCAGGTCTTCAAGCGCAACATCTACGTCCACCCCTTCCACGAGGAGGACCCGGTCGGCCTGTGCAGGCTCATCGGCGCCGACCGCGTCCTGTTCGGGTCGGACTGGCCGCACCCCGAAGGCCTCGCAGACCCCATCACCTTCGTCGACGACCTCAAGGGCCTGCCCGACGACGACATCCGCAAGGTGATGGGTGGGAACCTCGCCGCCCTCCTACACGTCGCGTGA